A region of Pseudomonas putida DNA encodes the following proteins:
- a CDS encoding TonB-dependent siderophore receptor translates to MRKAVRAALFGTALGMTALPLQALAAEASQASQQYAIPAGQLNDVLNQFARQTGITLSSTPQLTSGLQSSGLQGHYSPEQALRQLLNGSGLEAVSQGGRNYVLRALPEGAALSLPDTDIRSFSLGNALGSMDGYNATHSQVATKTSMPLVETSQSVSVVTRQQMDDQGSQTVAQAMRYTPGVLTNPYGATHRYDYVAMRGFNDGSVDNIYVDGLKSMGDNGTYSTMQVDPYFLERIDILKGPSSVLYGRSSPGGLVALTTKKPLFTPFHQIQATVGTQGQRGMGFDFSGPVDDDKRIAYRLTGLADSSDTQFDHSKEERYAIAPAISIDFTEDTSLTLQAYLQHDPNGGYHGGNPADGMLHKRNGLRLSDHFFEGEPGVDNYERTQQSFSYQFEHRFNDVFTARQNFRYQDSDVSMDQVYSAGWADADSNILNRAYTGGDERLHSYIIDNMLQAEFFTGAAKHTLLLGTDYQRRKADVEWRYGTVDPLDAGNPQYGNGNLQVLGENRYQRRLQQTGVYLQDLVELDQWRFSLGLRQDWVKVSEENRDSNTKVNDQRTKFTTRAGVLYLFENGMAPYVSYSESFNPNTVSDQDGRPLAPTEGTQWEAGIKYQPPGSDNLFTASVFRIEQENLASKQPNEEFYRPVGEVRSQGLELEAHVQVTDNLKLLGGYTFTDIEYSKTMPSLVAPSLDNKGHSPTQAPKQMFSLWADYNFRQGALDGLRLGGGVRYVGYSWVDAENSMKVPSYTLFDASIGYDLGKVGLTGVDVRLNANNLTNESYITSCASLNYCYMGEERNVSATVSYQF, encoded by the coding sequence CTGCGCAAAGCCGTACGGGCAGCCCTGTTCGGCACCGCCCTGGGCATGACCGCCCTGCCGCTTCAAGCCCTGGCCGCCGAGGCCTCTCAGGCAAGCCAGCAGTATGCGATCCCGGCCGGCCAATTGAACGATGTGCTCAACCAGTTTGCACGCCAGACGGGGATCACCTTATCGAGCACACCGCAATTGACCAGCGGGCTGCAATCCAGTGGCCTGCAAGGGCATTACTCGCCCGAACAGGCTCTGCGCCAACTGCTCAATGGCAGCGGCCTGGAAGCCGTCAGCCAAGGTGGGCGCAACTATGTGTTGCGGGCACTGCCTGAGGGTGCCGCGCTGTCGCTGCCAGACACCGACATCCGCAGCTTCAGCCTTGGCAATGCCCTGGGCAGCATGGACGGCTATAACGCTACGCACAGCCAGGTTGCGACCAAGACCAGCATGCCACTGGTGGAAACCTCGCAATCAGTCTCGGTGGTGACCCGCCAGCAAATGGATGATCAGGGCTCGCAGACCGTCGCCCAGGCCATGCGTTATACCCCAGGGGTACTGACCAACCCCTATGGCGCTACGCACCGCTACGACTATGTGGCCATGCGTGGTTTCAATGATGGTTCGGTGGACAACATCTACGTCGATGGCCTGAAGTCCATGGGTGACAACGGCACCTACAGCACCATGCAGGTGGACCCTTACTTCCTTGAACGCATCGACATCCTCAAAGGGCCCTCTTCGGTCCTTTATGGCCGCAGCTCCCCTGGGGGGCTGGTGGCATTGACCACCAAGAAGCCCCTGTTTACCCCTTTCCATCAGATCCAGGCCACTGTGGGCACCCAGGGCCAGCGTGGCATGGGTTTCGACTTCAGCGGCCCGGTAGATGACGACAAACGTATCGCCTATCGTCTGACAGGCCTGGCGGATAGCTCAGACACCCAGTTCGACCACAGCAAGGAAGAACGCTACGCCATCGCTCCGGCTATCAGCATCGACTTCACCGAAGACACCTCACTGACGCTGCAGGCGTATCTGCAGCACGACCCCAATGGCGGCTACCACGGCGGCAACCCGGCGGACGGCATGCTGCACAAGCGCAACGGGCTGCGCCTGTCAGACCACTTCTTTGAGGGCGAACCCGGGGTCGACAACTACGAACGCACACAGCAGTCGTTCAGCTACCAGTTCGAGCACCGCTTCAACGACGTGTTCACCGCCCGGCAGAACTTCCGCTACCAGGACTCTGATGTCTCGATGGACCAGGTGTATTCGGCCGGCTGGGCGGATGCCGACAGCAACATCCTCAACCGCGCCTATACCGGCGGTGACGAGCGCCTGCATTCGTACATCATCGATAACATGCTGCAGGCAGAGTTCTTCACAGGCGCGGCCAAGCATACCTTGCTGCTTGGCACCGACTATCAGCGCCGCAAGGCGGACGTTGAATGGCGTTACGGCACAGTCGATCCGCTGGATGCGGGCAACCCTCAATACGGCAATGGCAACCTGCAGGTGCTCGGTGAAAACCGCTATCAGCGCCGTCTGCAGCAAACAGGTGTGTACTTGCAGGACCTGGTCGAGCTGGACCAATGGCGCTTCTCGTTGGGGCTGCGCCAGGACTGGGTGAAAGTCTCTGAGGAGAACCGTGACAGCAACACCAAGGTCAACGACCAGCGCACCAAGTTCACCACCCGGGCGGGTGTGCTGTATCTGTTCGAGAACGGTATGGCGCCTTATGTCAGCTACTCGGAGTCGTTCAACCCCAATACCGTTTCTGACCAGGATGGCCGCCCGCTGGCTCCGACCGAGGGCACTCAGTGGGAGGCGGGTATCAAGTATCAACCACCAGGCAGTGACAACCTGTTCACCGCATCGGTATTCCGGATCGAGCAAGAGAACCTGGCATCCAAGCAGCCGAACGAGGAGTTCTATCGCCCCGTGGGTGAAGTTCGCTCACAAGGGCTGGAATTGGAGGCCCATGTTCAGGTGACCGATAACCTCAAGCTGCTGGGCGGCTACACCTTTACCGACATCGAGTATTCCAAGACGATGCCGAGCCTGGTGGCCCCCAGCCTGGACAACAAGGGTCATTCACCTACCCAGGCACCCAAGCAGATGTTTTCACTGTGGGCTGATTACAACTTCCGTCAGGGAGCGCTGGACGGCCTGCGACTGGGCGGCGGGGTACGGTATGTGGGGTACAGCTGGGTGGATGCGGAAAACAGCATGAAGGTGCCTTCCTACACGCTATTTGACGCTTCCATCGGCTATGACCTGGGCAAGGTAGGCCTGACGGGGGTGGATGTGCGCCTGAACGCCAACAACCTCACCAACGAAAGCTACATCACCTCATGTGCCAGCCTGAACTACTGCTACATGGGTGAAGAGCGAAACGTAAGCGCTACGGTCAGCTATCAGTTCTGA